Within Hyla sarda isolate aHylSar1 chromosome 7, aHylSar1.hap1, whole genome shotgun sequence, the genomic segment taaaatctacggcaaaacaaaaaataattatctgtgggacaaaattgaaaccgcccccccccccaccaccattttgtaatttttagcagctttcatatctacacagtgcactttttggtaaaaatggcaccttatatttattctgtaggtcaatacggttacaaggatacccaattggtgtaggttttattttattttactacttaaaaattataactacatgcgccAAAATGaatgttttaaaattgtcatcttctgacccctataacttttttttatttttccgcatatggggatgtatgagggctcattttttgtgctgtgttctATGGCGGAGAAGATGGCGGATGGCAGATGGCGAGGAAGCAGGTAAAggtcctcccgccatcctctcagctgatcgggtcaccgcggtggtcccgatcagctccgctgagctgccggaaatgtttttttttctttttattatagacaccgcgatcaactttgatcgcagcgtctaatgggttaattccagtcatcaccgcgatcggtgatgtcttacATTAGAcacgagtcccggccgttgatagccgccaggaccaccccgcTGTGACGTGGGGTCAGCTTGTGACCCCGCTttatagcaggggagcgggcgcagggcgtacatgtacgccctgcatccttaaggagttaatttcaccccacaaataatttatttattttttttaccgcagattatgttataaataagtgatgtcactacaaagtacaattggtgatgcaatacacaagcctttatatgggtctgtaggtgcaaaattgaaagcgttatgatttttagaatggaaGGAggagaaaaacgaaagtgcaaaaactaaactttttgccaaaaaggccaaaatgggctgagtccttaaggggttaaacaacctcCCTTCATATAATAGGCTAAGGTATTTTCGACTGTTTATTTCTCCTTCCTGctactgcctgttgttaggctcagtttgtctctagtaacagagagATAAGGACGGAACACTGGGAGTGGGGTGGGGCTTAGCAAGTGCTATGTGCAGAAGAGGGCGAGCCTGGACTGTGTATCTGCAATTTGTGAGCAAGGCTCCCTCACTCACGCTGTTCCAAAAAGGTTTCCCTCTCATCTTTCTTAGATCTGAGCTATTTATAAAGAATGTGTGCCTTTTTTAAAACAAATCTGGCACTAGTACACATTACACAAACGGTGGTAAAAATAAGGATTTACACATAATAAAAACTTTAAAAGGCAAATTTATTATTGTCATTTATTATAGAGCAATATTAAATGGTCCATGCAACAGAATCAAATCTAAGATATGAAATAGGACAAAAAAATCCTATGCAATGAAACTTCAGGTCTCtttaaaattaatttatttatttattttagattcAGAGGCAGACAGAAAGCCCCTGGAAGGatttcatgatgtcacgtccttggACCATCATACCTCAGAAACAAGTGTTATAAACTGTGCTAAGGGTCAATCTATTGGAAAAGTCAAAAAGGAGTCTACGTTACATGATGAAAGCCGCCCCAGCGATCCAGTTCACTCACAACTTCCAGAAACACAAGACAATACGGCTTATATTAAGGAAGAGTCCTGGGAAGAAGATAACCCTGACACCCATACCTCCCAACACGTGTCTACGTATAGTGATGTAGATTTATCGTCTAGTGAGGAGGGAGATCAGACAAGCTCTGACATCGATGCATCCGCCGATCACACATCGTATACAGCCGAGAAAAACAACGCCttcaaaaaatatacaaaaccgTATCTATCTACTGGTATTAAGGAGGAATCGAGTGATGAAGAGAGCCTCACAGATTCTGACCCCTGCTCTTCACCTGCACGTGAGGCCAGTGCAGAGCACTCATCTGATCAGAGCAATAAGGAATCCATGTCGTCCACACTTCGCGCACGGCGATGTCTGTCTGCTGACTTTAAGGAAGAATCAGATTCTGGTGAAGACGGAAatgtctcccatagagatcagcaCCACGCCACAGATTTTATCCCTGTGATCATCAAAGAGGAATCTGTCTCTTGTGATGACGATAACCTCACAGACGGGGACTTTTTTTTGCCAGGGGAACACACAGACTCACAGTTTCCCTACTCGTATGACGGAGATTATCCTTGTCCGGTATGTGAACAGACCTTTAATTCAACAGTAGAATTGTCCCGACACCAGCGAGTTCATATACAAGGGGGGAAGTCCTTCTCTTGCTCTGTGTGTGAGAAAGGTTTCAGCAGTAAATCAGACCTGGCCAGACACGAGCGAATTCACACGGGAGATAAACCTTTTCTATGTtatgaatgtgggaaatgttttagcaAAAAATCTGACGTTATCCGACACGAGAAGATTCACACGGGTGAAAAGCCATTTGCCTGTCCTGAATGTGGTAAGTGTTTTAGCCGGGACTCGCATTTGATTAGGCATCAAAGAATCCACACTGCAGAGTGTGCCTTTACCTGCTCAGAGTGTGGAAAAATTTTCTCCAGGGAGTCCCAGCTCATCCGACACTTGAGAATTCATACGGGAGAAAAGCCATTCTCTTGTTCGCAGTGTGGCAAGTGTTTCCGCAAGAAATCAGATGTTGTCAGGCACGAGaagattcacacaggagagaagccattcgtTTGTTCAGAGTGCAGCAAGGGTTTCAGCCGACATTCTCATCTTGTCATCCACCGGCGGGTACACACGGGAGAGAAAACGTTCTCTTGTTCGGAATGTGGTAAGTGCTTCACTCAGTACTCCACCCTAATCTCGCACCGCAGGATACACACAGGTGAAAAGCCTTTTGCTTGCACGGAGTGTGGAAAATGCTTTGCCCAGAAAAGAGACCTTAATAAGCATATGACTCTTCACACTGGAGTGAAACCCTATCCGTGTTCAGAGTGTGGAAAGAGCTTTGTGCTAAAATATGAGCTAAGGAAGCACCTGAGAATCCACACTGAAGAGAAACACTTTGTCTGCTCCGAGTGTGGTAAATGTTTCATCACAAAGTCCGACCTTGTGCGTCAtcagagaattcatacaggagagaagccatttgcatgttcggaatgtggaaagtgtttcagtagacacacttacctggggATCCATCAACGGGTCCACACTGGCGAAAAGCCATTCGTTTGCACAGAGTGTGGCAAGTGTTTTAGTCAACGGACAGCCCTGGCGGCACACAGTAGGACTCACACGGGAGGTCGGCCATTCGCATGCTCAGAGTGCGGCAAATCTTTTAGCAAAAAATCTGATCTTCTccgacatcagagaattcacacgggGGAAAAGCCATTTATGTGCCCAGAGTGTGGTAAATCCTTCAGCCGCCATACCTATCTCATTATACACAAGAGGATACACACCGGGGAGAAACCCTTCCTGTGCTCTGAATGCGGCAAGCACTTCACTTATAAGTCACACCTGGTGCGACATCAGAGAATCCATGCTGCAGAAGACTCCTTCCCGTACTCTGAGTGTCAGTAAGTGTGTGCAAGACAGGGTTGAAGGGCATAACTGAGTGTGGTAAATGTTACAGTAGGGGTATCTAAAGGGTTCTGTAAATAAAATTATAGGAGGGGATAATGAAAGTTATTCCCTTTTAAACTTTGAGATCCTACAGAAACATTATGACTTTCTGTTTGTATATGAAATTACGTAGAAACTAAAGACTCGAATGTGTGTCTTGTGCGTGTGTTGCAAGCCTACAATAGTCTAAATAAAGGTTgcgttcatttttttttctcccgtttGGCTGTAGAGTAACAAGAGGTCTGTAGAGATCATCACGCTATTCGGTGAACTGTTCTCTTGACAAAAATCAGATGCTAAGAACATTTCTCTTATCACCATCAAAGATTAGGGATTCAAAGTAAAGCGGGGTGTACACATACATGTCAGCCAATCACTCGTTCAGTCTCTCCCGATTCCCCAGTGTATGTGCGCATTTGTAACTGCTggagtggcttaaaggggtactccagccaaagacatcttatcccctatccaaaggatatatgCCAGACTGCTGCTTCAGTATTGGAAAtttctgtgtttctgggactggagacttgatgtcccgccacgccccctcaattcatgcctCTAGGAGGGGGCgttgtgtgacgtcatgaggggccgtACCATGATGTCACGTTTCCGGTCCCGGAAACACAGTGGTTgctgaatgtgggtgctgcacggcGATCGCAGGGTTCCAGTGGCGCTCCATTAGTGGGATGCCAAGTCGGATCAAACAAGCAACATGAATGGGATCTGTTACTTTCAATTTCATTTCCTGAGTATTGGAAACTAAAACAGCTGACATTAACTCACCCGAAGCCgtttccctgataaaagtttgaatcaccctccttttcccattttttaagttggtatgtaaacaaaaataaacctatttggtattgccgcatgcgtaaacgtCTATAACAATAATGAAACTgtagggtcaatggcgtacatgtaaaaaaaataccacagtCCAGAATGGTTTAAATTTACTTAGCAAAGTTTTTCCTTTCCATGAGTCCCTAGGcagcacacaaagggttaatataTTTCCTTTTCCTACTGGACAGAAGAATGTGACTAATTAATTAAACAATTAAGCACACCTGAACCACTGTTCCCCCACCCCTCGGGCATGAAAGCACAAAGAAAGAGAGACGCAATGCGGTTTATTTACAaatgtgatcccgactcttttttttgtcaggttttgcaccaaattgtgttgcacgttccatgcgacacaatttgcaaccaaaaaaaaaacaaaaccctccattttacaagaaaaacctgaAAGGGGGCATGACCACGagagaaagggggcgtggtcccgacaaaaggggcgtgtccctgaccgttttgaaaaatcccaatatatttactaaggtttccacagaaaatgtggtggatttgagctgaggaaaccccgacagatcagaacagttgtaaaaaaaaaaaagcaaaacgtagggaaaagtgctaaatgtagggaaaccttagtaaatatcttgGGAGAATtcctgtcggaaatcaaaacccacaaagaaaactacactacgctcttagtaaataaaccccaatgtgaaGTATGCAGCAATAAACAAAACTTTAATAGGGTGGGAAATTTCTGCTGCCTCGGGACTCATGGAAAGAAAAAATTTC encodes:
- the LOC130282612 gene encoding zinc finger protein 260-like, giving the protein MRDRMSRRSWRSPRKSLSFRLESMEPASGPQNHFVKDHHGPTDSEADRKPLEGFHDVTSLDHHTSETSVINCAKGQSIGKVKKESTLHDESRPSDPVHSQLPETQDNTAYIKEESWEEDNPDTHTSQHVSTYSDVDLSSSEEGDQTSSDIDASADHTSYTAEKNNAFKKYTKPYLSTGIKEESSDEESLTDSDPCSSPAREASAEHSSDQSNKESMSSTLRARRCLSADFKEESDSGEDGNVSHRDQHHATDFIPVIIKEESVSCDDDNLTDGDFFLPGEHTDSQFPYSYDGDYPCPVCEQTFNSTVELSRHQRVHIQGGKSFSCSVCEKGFSSKSDLARHERIHTGDKPFLCYECGKCFSKKSDVIRHEKIHTGEKPFACPECGKCFSRDSHLIRHQRIHTAECAFTCSECGKIFSRESQLIRHLRIHTGEKPFSCSQCGKCFRKKSDVVRHEKIHTGEKPFVCSECSKGFSRHSHLVIHRRVHTGEKTFSCSECGKCFTQYSTLISHRRIHTGEKPFACTECGKCFAQKRDLNKHMTLHTGVKPYPCSECGKSFVLKYELRKHLRIHTEEKHFVCSECGKCFITKSDLVRHQRIHTGEKPFACSECGKCFSRHTYLGIHQRVHTGEKPFVCTECGKCFSQRTALAAHSRTHTGGRPFACSECGKSFSKKSDLLRHQRIHTGEKPFMCPECGKSFSRHTYLIIHKRIHTGEKPFLCSECGKHFTYKSHLVRHQRIHAAEDSFPYSECQ